In Candidatus Eisenbacteria bacterium, the DNA window GTGGGCTTCAAGGGAGCCCGCAAGAGCACGCCCTTCGCGGCGCAGATCGCGGCGGAGAACGCCGCCCGCACCGCGCTGCAGGCGGGCATGAAGAAGGTGGAGGTGTGGGTCGGCGGCCCCGGTGCCGGCCGCGAGGCGGCCATCCGGTCGCTGCAGGCCGCGGGACTTGAGATCGCGGCCATCAAGGACGTCACGCCGATTCCGCACAATGGTTGCCGGCCGCCCAAGCGGCGCCGGGTCTAGCCCGCGGCACGGCTCGAGCATTCGAGGCATAACGGAGGTTTCATGGCGGTTTACCACGACTCGAAGTGCCGGCGCTGTCGTCGGGAGGGGATGAAACTCTTCCTGAAGGGCGAGCGCTGTTTCTCGGAGAAGTGCGCCTTCGAGCGCCGCGGCTACCCCCCGGGGGAGCACGGCCAGGGTCGGCGCATCAAGGTGACGGGCTACGGGCTGCAGCTGCGCGAGAAGCAGAAGGCCCGCGCCTACTACGGTGTCCTCGAGCGCCAGTTCCGCAAGTACTTCCATGACGCGGAAGCCAGCAAGGGCGTGACCGGCACCGTGCTGCTGCAGATCCTCGAGACGCGTCTCGACAACGTGACTTTCCGCGTCGGTTTCGCCCTGTCGCGCGCGGCTGCGCGCCAGCTGGTGCGCCACCGCCACTTCACCGTGAACGGCCGCGTGGTGGACATTCCGTCCTACCCGGTGCGCCCCGGCGACGTGATCGGCGTGCGCGAAGG includes these proteins:
- the rpsK gene encoding 30S ribosomal protein S11 — its product is MADAPVKKVKKKDRRVGMNGVAHVKASFNNTIISITDLDGNVVSWASAGKVGFKGARKSTPFAAQIAAENAARTALQAGMKKVEVWVGGPGAGREAAIRSLQAAGLEIAAIKDVTPIPHNGCRPPKRRRV
- the rpsD gene encoding 30S ribosomal protein S4, with the translated sequence MAVYHDSKCRRCRREGMKLFLKGERCFSEKCAFERRGYPPGEHGQGRRIKVTGYGLQLREKQKARAYYGVLERQFRKYFHDAEASKGVTGTVLLQILETRLDNVTFRVGFALSRAAARQLVRHRHFTVNGRVVDIPSYPVRPGDVIGVREGSRQVPAIVQALEKAKGKSSVPDWLSLEAEKFSGRLLQKPSRDGVSLPIQEQLIVELYSK